In Papaver somniferum cultivar HN1 chromosome 1, ASM357369v1, whole genome shotgun sequence, a genomic segment contains:
- the LOC113279948 gene encoding phosphoglycerate kinase, cytosolic-like codes for MASTASHTTLSLLRTTASSSSTRNNRVSSSLQVAAASRLRNIGLHVRNPKSLGFSGVAVDPLLSSHVSSQIGAVSGKGVRGVVSMAKKSVGDLSASELKGKRVFVRADLNVPLDDNQNITDDTRIRAAIPTIKHLMANGAKVILTSHLGRPKGVTPKFSLAPLVPRLSELLGITVEKADDCIGPDVEKLVAALPEGGVLLLENVRFYKEEEKNEPEFAKKLASLADLYVNDAFGTAHRAHASTEGVTKYLKPSVAGFLLQKELDYLVGAVSAPKRPFAAIVGGSKVSSKIGVIESLLEKCDILLLGGGMIFTFYKAQGLSVGSSLVEEDKLELATSLLEKAKAKGVSLLLPSDVVIADKFAPDANSKIVPASEIPDGWMGLDIGPDSIKTFNDALDTTKTVIWNGPMGVFEMEKFAAGTEAIANKLAELSGKGVTTIIGGGDSVAAVEKVGVADVMSHISTGGGASLELLEGKALPGVLALDEAVPVTV; via the exons atggcttcaacagcttcacacaccACTCTATCTCTACTCAGAACAACAGCTTCATCTTCATCTACTCGTAACAACCGTGTATCATCATCATTACAAGTTGCAGCAGCATCTCGATTAAGAAACATCGGATTACATGTTAGAAACCCAAAAAGTCTTGGGTTTTCTGGTGTTGCAGTAGATCCTCTTCTTTCATCACACGTTTCTTCACAAATTGGAGCTGTTAGTGGTAAAGGGGTGAGAGGTGTTGTTTCAATGGCTAAGAAAAGTGTTGGAGATTTGAGTGCATCTGAATTGAAAGGTAAAAGAGTTTTTGTTAGGGCTGATTTGAATGTCCCATTGGATGACAATCAGAACATTACTGATGATACTAGAATCCGTGCTGCTATTCCAACTATCAAACATTTGATGGCCAATGGTGCTAAAGTCATTCTTACCAGTCATTTG GGAAGACCAAAGGGTGTTACTCCAAAATTCAGCTTGGCCCCTCTTGTCCCTAGGCTCTCTGAGCTTCTTGGCATCACT GTTGAGAAGGCTGATGATTGTATTGGTCCTGACGTAGAGAAATTGGTTGCTGCACTTCCAGAAGGTGGTGTTCTCCTTCTTGAAAATGTGAGATTctacaaagaggaagagaagaacGAACCAGAATTCGCAAAGAAACTTGCTTCCCTTGCAGACCTCTATGTTAACGATGCCTTTGGAACAGCACACAGAGCTCATGCTTCAACTGAGGGAGTTACCAAATACTTAAAGCCATCTGTTGCTGGTTTCCTCTTGCAGAAG GAACTGGACTATCTTGTTGGGGCAGTTTCAGCCCCGAAGAGGCCATTTGCTGCCATTGTTGGAGGTTCTAAGGTGTCATCTAAGATTGGTGTGATCGAGTCCTTGCTAGAAAAGTGTGATATCCTACTCTTGGGTGGAGGTATGATCTTCACATTCTACAAGGCACAGGGGCTATCAGTAGGTTCTTCTCTTGTGGAGGAAGACAAGCTTGAACTTGCAACCTCCCTCCTTGAGAAGGCCAAGGCAAAGGGTGTGTCACTTTTGTTACCCAGTGACGTAGTTATTGCAGATAAATTTGCTCCTGATGCAAACAGCAAG ATTGTACCCGCATCTGAGATCCCAGATGGTTGGATGGGATTGGATATCGGTCCAGATTCTATCAAGACATTCAATGATGCCTTGGACACCACCAAGACTGTTATCTGGAATGGACCTATGGGAGTTTTTGAAATGGAGAAGTTCGCTGCTGGAACAGAG GCAATCGCAAACAAGTTGGCAGAACTCAGTGGGAAAGGAGTGACAACAATCATTGGAGGTGGAGATTCAGTAGCTGCAGTAGAGAAAGTTGGAGTCGCAGACGTGATGAGCCACATTTCTACAGGTGGTGGTGCCAGTCTGGAATTGTTGGAAGGAAAAGCGCTTCCTGGTGTCCTTGCCCTTGATGAAGCCGTACCTGTAACAGTTTAA
- the LOC113279953 gene encoding uncharacterized protein LOC113279953, which yields MRKLNRPTGHRMSMLRTMVSQLVKHERIETTVAKAKEVRCLADNMVELGKEGTLAAERQAAAFVRGDDVIHKLFTELAYRYRTREGGYTRLLRTRIRVGDSAEMAYIEFVDRENELRQAKPPTPQPPQRLPMDPWTRSRLTTQFAPPKEDENFRADI from the exons ATGAGAAAGCTCAATCGACCTACTGGTCATAGAATGTCTATGCTAAG AACAATGGTTTCTCAGCTGGTGAAGCATGAGCGCATAGAAACTACAGTGGCCAAG GCAAAAGAAGTTCGATGTCTTGCAGATAACATGGTGGAACTTGGGAAAGAG GGTACTCTTGCCGCTGAAAGGCAGGCCGCTGCCTTCGTGCGAGGAGATGATGTCATTCACAAGCTATTTACAGAGTTGGCTTATCGCTACAG AACTAGGGAAGGTGGATATACTAGATTGCTTCGGACGCGCATTCGAGTAGGGGATTCTGCAGAAATGGCATATATCGA GTTTGTTGACAGAGAAAATGAACTGAGACAGGCGAAACCTCCAACTCCTCAACCACCTCAAAGACTTCCCATGGATCCATGGACAAGGTCCCGGCTTACCACGCAGTTTGCACCCCCGAAGGAGGATGAGAACTTCCGAGCTGACATTTAA
- the LOC113279960 gene encoding ruBisCO large subunit-binding protein subunit alpha-like isoform X1 produces the protein MSSLSSPLVSSQQRGAYFSNTFNGAKSSVSSSVSTSSWFSRTRVLRMVVRAGPKKISFDKDCRKSLLSGVNKLADAVSVTLGPKGRNVILDGPGTLKIVNDGVTIAQAIELPDAIENAGAMLIQEVAKKTNDLAGDGTTTAIILAREMLRFGLSAIASGANPVSLKRGMEKTVQELVRVLKVKCRPVNGREDIKAVASISAGNDDFVGNLIADAIDKIGRDGIISIESSSSFETTIVFEEGMKIDKGYMSPKFITNPDQSTIVFDNARVLVTDQKITSIKEIIPLLEKTTQLGVPLLIIAEDIKHEVLATLVMNKSRGITNAAAIKCPGFHEGKKAILQDIALMTGADFLAGELGFSLEDATSDQLGVAQKITITSNSTTIVADPTTKAELRARIAQLKKDVAETDNSYLSRKLSERIAKLSGGVAVIKVGAHTEVELEERKLRIEDAKNSTFAAMDEGIAPGGGATYVHLTKYIPEIKNSIEDPEERIGADIIEKALLVPASSIANNAGVDGSTVVEKLLACEWEIGYNAMTNKYENLLDAGVIDPCRVSRCALQNAASIAGVLLLTQAVLVEKVKQPKSTVPLLPGISP, from the exons ATGTCATCTTTATCTTCCCCACTTGTATCCTCGCAGCAGAGGGGAGCTTATTTTTCA aaCACCTTCAATGGAGCAAAGAGTAGtgtatcatcatcagtatcaacatcTTCTTGGTTTTCtagaactagggttttgagaatgGTGGTAAGAGCTGGTCCAAAGAAGATATCATTTGACAAAGATTGTAGAAAATCTTTATTATCTGGTGTTAATAAACTTGCTGATGCCGTTTCTGTTACTTTAGGACCTAAAG GGAGGAACGTAATTCTTGATGGACCCGGAACGCTGAAAATTGTTAATGATGGAGTAACAATTGCTCAGGCCATCGAGCTTCCAGATGCCATTGAAAATGCAGGAGCGATGCTTATCCAAGAG GTTGCAAAGAAGACAAATGATTTAGCAGGTGATGGAACTACCACTGCTATAATTTTAGCCAGAGAGATGCTTAGGTTTGGGCTGTCAGCTATCGCTTCTGGGGCTAATCCCGTATCCCTGAAGAGAGGGATGGAGAAGACCGTGCAAGAACTGGTCAGAGTGTTGAAGGTTAAATGTAGGCCTGTAAATGGGAGAGAAGATATAAAAG CTGTGGCGTCAATTTCTGCTGGAAATGATGACTTTGTCGGTAATCTAATTGCTGATGCGATAGACAAGATTGGACGTGATGGAATCATCTCCATCGAGTCTTCTTCGTCATTTGAAACTACCATTGTATTTGAAGAAGGGATGAAG ATTGACAAGGGCTATATGTCACCCAAATTTATTACAAATCCGGATCAGTCGACTATCGTATTTGACAATGCAAGAGTTCTAGTAACTGATCAAAAGATTACCAGCATCAAAGAAATTATTCCCTTACTAGAAAAGACAACTCAGTTAGGAGTTCCACTGTTGATTATTGCAGAGGATATTAAGCATGAAGTGCTGGCAACCCTGGTCATGAACAAATCACGAGGTATTACTAATGCCGCTGCAATCAAGTGTCCAGGATTTCATGAAGGAAAGAAAGCTATTTTGCAAGATATTGCTCTAATGACAG GTGCTGATTTTCTTGCTGGTGAATTGGGCTTCTCACTGGAAGATGCAACCTCTGATCAGCTTGGTGTTGCTCAAAAGATAACAATAACAAGTAATTCGACGACTATTGTTGCTGATCCTACCACTAAAGCTGAACTCCGAGCAAGAATTGCGCAGTTAAAGAAGGACGTAGCTGAAACAGACAATTCCTACCTCTCAAGGAAGCTCTCTGAAAGAATTGCAAAGCTCTCAGGTGGTGTTGCTGTAATCAAG GTGGGAGCACACACCGAAGTAGAACTTGAAGAGAGGAAACTTAGAATTGAGGACGCAAAAAATTCCACTTTTGCTGCCATGGATGAAGGTATAGCTCCTGGCGGTGGGGCCACCTACGTTCATTTAACAAAGTATATTCCTGAAATAAAGAACTCGATAGAAGACCCAGAAGAACGAATTGGAGCCGATATCATTGAAAAG GCTCTTCTTGTACCAGCGTCATCAATTGCAAATAACGCGGGAGTAGATGGATCAACTGTGGTAGAAAAGCTTCTAGCTTGCGAGTGGGAGATTGGGTACAATGCCATGACAAATAAGTACGAAAATCTTCTAGATGCAGGAGTGATCGACCCTTGTAGAGTCTCGAGATGTGCACTACAAAATGCAGCATCAATTGCTGGTGTGCTCCTTCTGACCCAAGCTGTTTTGGTTGAGAAAGTAAAGCAGCCCAAGTCAACTGTACCTCTTCTCCCTGGGATATCTCCTTGA
- the LOC113279960 gene encoding chaperonin 60 subunit alpha 2, chloroplastic-like isoform X2, with translation MLIQEVAKKTNDLAGDGTTTAIILAREMLRFGLSAIASGANPVSLKRGMEKTVQELVRVLKVKCRPVNGREDIKAVASISAGNDDFVGNLIADAIDKIGRDGIISIESSSSFETTIVFEEGMKIDKGYMSPKFITNPDQSTIVFDNARVLVTDQKITSIKEIIPLLEKTTQLGVPLLIIAEDIKHEVLATLVMNKSRGITNAAAIKCPGFHEGKKAILQDIALMTGADFLAGELGFSLEDATSDQLGVAQKITITSNSTTIVADPTTKAELRARIAQLKKDVAETDNSYLSRKLSERIAKLSGGVAVIKVGAHTEVELEERKLRIEDAKNSTFAAMDEGIAPGGGATYVHLTKYIPEIKNSIEDPEERIGADIIEKALLVPASSIANNAGVDGSTVVEKLLACEWEIGYNAMTNKYENLLDAGVIDPCRVSRCALQNAASIAGVLLLTQAVLVEKVKQPKSTVPLLPGISP, from the exons ATGCTTATCCAAGAG GTTGCAAAGAAGACAAATGATTTAGCAGGTGATGGAACTACCACTGCTATAATTTTAGCCAGAGAGATGCTTAGGTTTGGGCTGTCAGCTATCGCTTCTGGGGCTAATCCCGTATCCCTGAAGAGAGGGATGGAGAAGACCGTGCAAGAACTGGTCAGAGTGTTGAAGGTTAAATGTAGGCCTGTAAATGGGAGAGAAGATATAAAAG CTGTGGCGTCAATTTCTGCTGGAAATGATGACTTTGTCGGTAATCTAATTGCTGATGCGATAGACAAGATTGGACGTGATGGAATCATCTCCATCGAGTCTTCTTCGTCATTTGAAACTACCATTGTATTTGAAGAAGGGATGAAG ATTGACAAGGGCTATATGTCACCCAAATTTATTACAAATCCGGATCAGTCGACTATCGTATTTGACAATGCAAGAGTTCTAGTAACTGATCAAAAGATTACCAGCATCAAAGAAATTATTCCCTTACTAGAAAAGACAACTCAGTTAGGAGTTCCACTGTTGATTATTGCAGAGGATATTAAGCATGAAGTGCTGGCAACCCTGGTCATGAACAAATCACGAGGTATTACTAATGCCGCTGCAATCAAGTGTCCAGGATTTCATGAAGGAAAGAAAGCTATTTTGCAAGATATTGCTCTAATGACAG GTGCTGATTTTCTTGCTGGTGAATTGGGCTTCTCACTGGAAGATGCAACCTCTGATCAGCTTGGTGTTGCTCAAAAGATAACAATAACAAGTAATTCGACGACTATTGTTGCTGATCCTACCACTAAAGCTGAACTCCGAGCAAGAATTGCGCAGTTAAAGAAGGACGTAGCTGAAACAGACAATTCCTACCTCTCAAGGAAGCTCTCTGAAAGAATTGCAAAGCTCTCAGGTGGTGTTGCTGTAATCAAG GTGGGAGCACACACCGAAGTAGAACTTGAAGAGAGGAAACTTAGAATTGAGGACGCAAAAAATTCCACTTTTGCTGCCATGGATGAAGGTATAGCTCCTGGCGGTGGGGCCACCTACGTTCATTTAACAAAGTATATTCCTGAAATAAAGAACTCGATAGAAGACCCAGAAGAACGAATTGGAGCCGATATCATTGAAAAG GCTCTTCTTGTACCAGCGTCATCAATTGCAAATAACGCGGGAGTAGATGGATCAACTGTGGTAGAAAAGCTTCTAGCTTGCGAGTGGGAGATTGGGTACAATGCCATGACAAATAAGTACGAAAATCTTCTAGATGCAGGAGTGATCGACCCTTGTAGAGTCTCGAGATGTGCACTACAAAATGCAGCATCAATTGCTGGTGTGCTCCTTCTGACCCAAGCTGTTTTGGTTGAGAAAGTAAAGCAGCCCAAGTCAACTGTACCTCTTCTCCCTGGGATATCTCCTTGA
- the LOC113353735 gene encoding uncharacterized protein LOC113353735: MRQRTQIDSFQSNGGIWLDDRNSIEDELLRHFYSMSRTTNPPKPTDYLNNLNASISEADNAMLTATHNADEKTKAHDGCAAVKLDMSKAFDGVKWGFLIDNLRKLGFSDVWCNMIEQCISTVTTSILLNGSLARTKDASNLSSLIDHFSKFSGQAINFDKSALAFSIKVPNNVKNDIANILRIRKTSLNEKYLGVPLLLQKRKYGSFVHLLDNFRDRLDIWQAIFLVGPGKTIITQFVLGSLASHHLDVFPMPRELTKKMENIQMRFWWGKKENEKGYFMKGWDDIALPKELGGLSIRRTDLLNLALLTKLAWRMINNPEEPWDVILREKYFSVCNPLTYIVNKHGSWIWQGICTCLSVVRKHYVLETGDGKSVKIWKYTWILNMHGPPSHLNYSSGMTHVSQLIDDEQKSWKTDVFTTLFDSNIVKEITNIRIPFSGKDKLKWEPSRNGNFTIKSSYNATLNENLVTKPTKNNLNIYWKAFWKRKLPPRAYQRILNPPTVNHWIPPVTDICKINFDASFIENNTLSGWGLICRDFAGNNNGLREGACIATDPEKDEAISLLEVVLWTKINGWKKIHLEGDCSNVIHAINGRSCAVKWTSLNVVNDALSILKTFDSWSCTYAHRDANHLDDSLEKFTRAHSICFSWFNNMHVWVETLLQQDKNNM, translated from the exons ATGAGACAAAGAACTCAAATAGATTCCTTTCAATCTAATGGAGGAATATGGCTTGATGATAGGAATAGTATTGAGGATGAACTGTTAAGACATTTTTATAGCATGAGTAGGACTACCAATCCTCCTAAACCTACTGATTATCTTAATAATCTAAATGCTAGTATTAGTGAGGCTGATAATGCTATGTTAACTGCTACTCATAATGCTGATGag AAAACCAAAGCTCATGATGGTTGTGCAGCTGTCAAGCTAgacatgtcaaaggcttttgacggGGTAAAATGGggttttcttattgataatcTCAGAAAGCTAGGTTTCTCTGATGTGTGGTGTAACATGATTGAACAATGTATATCTACTGTCACAACTTCCATCTTGCTCAATGGCTCTCTAG CTAGGACTAAAGATGCTAGTAACTTATCTTCATTAATTGATCATTTTAGTAAGTTCAGTGGCCAAGCTATAAACTTTGATAAATCAGCCTTGGCTTTTAGTATTAAAGTACCTAATAATGTGAAGAATGATATAGCAAACATCTTAAGAATCAGGAAAACGTCTCTGAATGAAAAATATCTAGGTGTACCTCTTTTGCTGCAGAAGAGGAAATATGGTTCCTTTGTTCATCTTCTAGATAATTTTAGAGATAGACTTGATATCTGGCAAGCCATTTTCTTAGTTGGTCCTGGGAAAACAATAATAACTCAATTTGTCTTAGGTAGTCTAGCTAGCCATCATTTAGATGTTTTCCCAATGCCTAGAGAGCTCActaaaaaaatggaaaatattCAAATGAGATTTTGGTGGggtaaaaaagaaaatgaaaaaggttATTTTATGAAGGGTTGGGATGATATAGCTCTTCCTAAGGAACTAGGAGGCCTTAGTATTAGAAGAACAGATCTTTTGAACCTTGCTTTGCTTACCAAGCTTGCTTGGAGAATGATTAATAACCCTGAGGAGCCTTGGGATGTTATTTTAAGAGAAAAATACTTTTCTGTATGTAATCCTCTTACTTACATTGTGAATAAACATGGCTCCTGGATTTGGCAGGGCATATGCACATGTCTAAGTGTTGTTAGGAAACATTATGTATTGGAGACTGGGGATGGAAAGTCTGTGAAAATTTGGAAATATACTTGGATTCTAAACATGCACGGACCTCCATCTCATCTCAATTACTCTTCTGGTATGACTCATGTCAGTCAACTAATTGATGATGAGCAAAAATCTTGGAAAACTGATGTTTTTACAACCTTATTTGATAGTAACATTGTGAAAGAAATTACTAACATAAGAATTCCTTTTTCAGGTAAGGATAAATTAAAATGGGAACCCTCTCGCAATGGAAACTTTACTATCAAATCATCCTACAATGCTACTCTGAATGAAAACTTAGTAACCAAACCTACTAAGAACAATCTGAATATCTATTGGAAAGCTTTTTGGAAGCGTAAACTTCCACCTAGG GCCTATCAGAGGATATTGAATCCTCCAACTGTTAATCACTGGATTCCTCCAGTAACTGATATATGCAAGATAAATTTTGATGCCTCTTTTATTGAAAACAACACATTGTCAGGATGGGGTTTAATCTGTAGGGATTTTGCAGGGAATAACAATGGACTGCGAGAAGGTGCATGTATAGCAACGGATCCTGAGAAAGATGAAGCAATATCATTACTTGAAGTTGTCTTATGGACGAAAATAAATGGATGGAAGAAGATACATTTGGAGGGAGACTGTTCAAATGTGATTCATGCAATAAATGGAAGGTCCTGTGCAGTAAAATGGACTTCCCTTAATGTAGTAAATGATGCTTTGTCAATTTTAAAGACTTTTGATTCTTGGAGCTGCACCTACGCTCATAGAGATGCTAACCATTTAGATGATTCTTTAGAAAAGTTTACAAGAGCTCATAGTATTTGTTTCAGTTGGTTTAATAACATGCATGTCTGGGTAGAAACTCTACTCCAGCAGGATAAAAACAATATGTAA